The Drosophila bipectinata strain 14024-0381.07 chromosome 3L, DbipHiC1v2, whole genome shotgun sequence region AGCTTAGTCGGACTTTTCctctttttgtaatttatcgTGTAAGGGTCTTGAACGTGTGCGTTTAATAATACATTATACATATAATACAACATACATATGCTAAATGTATTTAGGAACATTTTCTAGTCTAccagaaatatttaaatatctaAGCGATGGCATTTTATCAATGTTTATTTTCCACTGCCCGATTCCCCTCTTCCTAATTTTAGTGTTCCTCTTCGCAGCTAAAAGACTTAAAACACCACAAAGATATATGAATTAACTTTTAAATGGTAAATATGTGTACTTTCGATGAGTGCCAAGGATGAATTCTCTGCGCACTGTTTAATCATAATTatcaaataaatgttttcggccatctaaaaaatattttattgagaTGGAACATTGTTGGAGATCCTTGCAACTTCTGATTCTATCATAGAATCTTCAAATTTGtccaaaacttttattttgttaggCACTTAAAAcgtatatgtatttttaatttaaaaatataggaTTGTTTGTTAATTAATAGACTAACTTAGTATATGGCAAGTAATTATGGGTTATTTCTAAGCAAAGGCTATATCCGGAATCTCGTTAGCCTCATTCTTTTTCAGGAACAGCTTAAGGGCTTCCTCAAAGTCCCACTCGGCTGCCTCCACAATCGATGTACACCAGGTGGAAATCAGGCCAGTTACCTCCTGAAAGAGCAGTAATTTATGGTCCTTAACATCCAGGTCACTCTTGTGGCTCGAATTCTCATCCTGCGTTGAATGCGAAACTTTAAAGGCGTTTCTAACCATCATCTTGGAAGGATTCATGACATTGAAGCGCTCATTGGTTATCTTTAGGCGCCGGCCACTTTTACCAAGTCCCtgttgaacaaaaaaatagtttattttagaatttataaaagaattttGAAGCTTACCAGTCCATCCTCTTCAAGTTTGACCACAAACTGTCTGCTGAAGGCCAGGAACAAATCATCGCCTCTGAAATTATTTGCAGACTCGTCTCGCAACAACCCAGTCACATAGATAATCGCTGATTTGCCATCGTAATGCATTACATCCGTCTGGAGGGAATGGAAGTCGTGTGTGACTTTGGGCAGCTTCAACATAAGCTCCACAATCTCCATGCCACCCACAAACACAAAGTTCGCCGCCTTCGAGTTATCCAACTGGTGAAGATTCCGAGCGTTCGAATTGTACTGAGACATACGACGAAGGAGCTGTCCAGTTGCTCCAATACGCTGACTTTGGACTATTCGGTAACTGCAGGTCATGGTGAATATCGAGTCATCCGAATAATACTTAAGAAGGGATTCCCGCGAATTCTCAAACTCCCGCAGGTAATTGCTTAGGAAAACATCGCCCACTAACTCATAAGCGCCGATATCGCAGAGAAAGTTTTTCTGCGGTGTCTGGCCGGGATTGGCCTGAAGCTCAACTCCATCCAGAGTCGTTAGTTGAGGGAAAATTTCCTTCACTGCCCTGACATACTCGCTAGCCATTGTATAGTTGCGGCAGAGGGGATTTCCGTGAAGTAAAAGGGACTTCAGGGGCAGGACCTCAAGAGGCTGAATCACAGAGAGGTTGTGCAGCCAGTTGTGCCTCAGATCCAGAGCCCGTAAGTTGCCCATTCGGGTCAAGAAATTGGCTTGGTTTACCTGGACAATCTTGTTGTTACACAGGCGGATCTCCGAGCAGTTCTCCATGAACTGCTTTGAGGCAACCAAAAGTACACTCGTCAGCACCTTCGGAGAGCTCATATGCACTATTACATTCTCCAGATTTTTATTGGACTGGAACTGGGAGAGATCAAGCAGACGGTGTTGAGCAGCATAGCTCTCTTTCACCGCTTTCATGATGCATTTGTGTGGCTCCAAGTGGTGGTCCTTGAAGACGCTCACATTCATGCGCAAGTAGAAACTAAGTAGACGCTCCCCAAGGTTCATCATCGGTGGCACCACTATATTCATACCCCGGAAGCTGGTCAGATGGACAATCTGGTCGAAGCAATTACGGACGAGGAAGACGTGCTCACCTCGGATGTACTTGTAGTAGCAAGGATAAATTTCGCTTAGATTAACGTCCACACTAATGAAAAAGAAGTCGAAAAGTGCATCCTTTTGGAACTCCTGTAGAGGGTCTGAGACGCAAAAGGCGTGCCAATCGTTACTGTCCTTATACTCCATTAACTTCCATATGTTGTTTCCATCAATGCGCGTACCGTCAGCCTCCAGATCAATGTCGTTATCCAGCGGACAATAGGCTTTGTGCAATTTGTCGAAGGGAACCCCGTTCTAAGTGAGTTTTTAAGGCGATAATTATTCAAATACTTTTCAAATAAGAATAATACTCACCACCAGAGTAAAGTTATTCTCGAGCGCCTTGATATTTTCTGGGAATTTTGAATTCCTTTCGATGGGGTTATTGGCCAGCAAAAGTTCCTTGGCCTGGAAGTTGGCCATTTCAGTGCAAAAACGTTCCGCGGATGCAATCTGGGGAAAGTCATTGGAAAATTAGAATCAGATCCAACAAAACCCATTAGAAAAGTGTCTAATAGGAATAACAGGTAATTATTTGAATACCTGTGGAAACACTCACTCTGTTTTCACTCAAGTCCAGCAATTCAATCGAAGGATTATTCGAAAACAGACTTAGTGGCTTGAGGCACTTGATCCGGTTTCTGGACAGAATAAATCCGCGCACTCGATAGCTATCCGGGTCGTTGCGGATAATCTGGCACACTGTCGTAAAAATGGATGGATTGGCCAGGCTCACAACGATATTTCTGAATTCGGGATGGTTGCCGAATGAGTCCAGATTGAGAAGTCCACCCACGCCGTCACGTTTTACCAGCCGCTTGATCAGATCCGACAGCTTCTCGGCAATGATGTACGTGGGTGTTATTTGATTTGTTACGTATCGGGCCACTCCAATCTGAACACCGATTCCGATGGAAATGCCTTTGCCCAGGTTAATGGTCAACTTCTGGAGAAAGAGCCTGTCCATGGCTTTCTTGCAGTCCCTTGCCAGAAAAGTGTCCACACGACCACCGAGCTAAATGAAGAAGTAACATACAAcaattacatattttttttaaaagtttatatCGCTTGATACCACCTGATAGTTGACCGGAAAGAAATTGGCGCCATCAACGACCTCATAGATAGCCTCCAGCAAAACCTGGCGTCGATCCTCCATGTACTCCAAACTCCCTTCATGATACACGCTAAACTCTACCCAGTTCAGGCCTGGTACTCGATCACTGTAACTGGAACATTTCCGGAAAACGCGTTTATCTGGATAGTCCAAGCAAATGGGCACGGAGCCGTCGAAAAAGTCGAGGACGCGCATCGCACTTCAATAAAGTTTTCTTCAGAATGACTGAAAAGTAACCTAAAAAATTTTGgaacactgaaaaaaatctaaactgTTTTTTgaactgaaaatgaaaatgttttttttatgaaggtaaaattaaattttctataaCAAAACCAATTCTATTCGTTTTAAAGTTTGTAGATAtaccaaaaaatcgtaaaacgCTGAACTTGCAAAAAtattcttgtttatttttttgcttcgCACGCTCCTGAGTTTTCGGCGATAATTACGATGCTGCCAgattttttaaggttttaggTCTCAAAATTTAAGAGATTCAACTAAAAGACCTCTGTTGTAGGACGACGAACAGCAACTAAAAAGGGAATACGACTCGTACCCTTCTCAAGTACCCGGAATCTTTCAAGTAGCCGGGAAACCTGATCCCCCACTGTTTATGCCTTCAGATCGTAAATTTCTCGAGTGACCATTTTCTGTTGGACACAAACTTTGAATACTTATGTACATAAATACCTCCCCATAAACCAAAACTACGCATATGTATCTTATAACgaacaatttttatatatgtatggggATTTCCTGGACTTATATGCTATTAGTCTAAACAAATGATGTTTTGAGTGAGAGCTTCAGATTACTTCTTTGGAGTTTTTTTCTTGGCAGCAGCATTAGCCTCCTTTTTGCCCTGGTAGAGACCCGTGTAGTAACCAGACATATACCAGGCAGTCAGCATAGCTACAAAGTCCTGTTCGGCAGCGTCCCCCGGAGAAGCGAACATTGGTGGCACTAGTGGCATGGGAGGCATGACAGGACCTGCCATGCCGCTTCCGCCAGATCCGGAGGCCCTGACTTCTCCAGTTTTCTTTCCAGACGACTTCTTCGGTGGATTGGTGGACGAGGAAGCTGCCTTGGAACGGCTTGGCACCGGCTGCGGTTCCTCCTCTGCCTCCTCTTTGGCGGCGAGGAATTGCTCGCGACGCACGTTTTTGCCCCAGGAGGGAAGCAAGTCATTTAGAAGAACCTCCTGTTCGTTCTCGTAGCCCAGGAAACGGATTATACAGGTTTCGTTCTTGTCGTTTATAGAGACCACAGCTCCTTCGTAGTCCAATCCGTCCACGGTGTAGGTGGCACGAGCGTAGTCACCAACCTTGAAGACCAATGGCTCAGGATCAA contains the following coding sequences:
- the nxf2 gene encoding nuclear RNA export factor 2; its protein translation is MRVLDFFDGSVPICLDYPDKRVFRKCSSYSDRVPGLNWVEFSVYHEGSLEYMEDRRQVLLEAIYEVVDGANFFPVNYQLGGRVDTFLARDCKKAMDRLFLQKLTINLGKGISIGIGVQIGVARYVTNQITPTYIIAEKLSDLIKRLVKRDGVGGLLNLDSFGNHPEFRNIVVSLANPSIFTTVCQIIRNDPDSYRVRGFILSRNRIKCLKPLSLFSNNPSIELLDLSENRIASAERFCTEMANFQAKELLLANNPIERNSKFPENIKALENNFTLVNGVPFDKLHKAYCPLDNDIDLEADGTRIDGNNIWKLMEYKDSNDWHAFCVSDPLQEFQKDALFDFFFISVDVNLSEIYPCYYKYIRGEHVFLVRNCFDQIVHLTSFRGMNIVVPPMMNLGERLLSFYLRMNVSVFKDHHLEPHKCIMKAVKESYAAQHRLLDLSQFQSNKNLENVIVHMSSPKVLTSVLLVASKQFMENCSEIRLCNNKIVQVNQANFLTRMGNLRALDLRHNWLHNLSVIQPLEVLPLKSLLLHGNPLCRNYTMASEYVRAVKEIFPQLTTLDGVELQANPGQTPQKNFLCDIGAYELVGDVFLSNYLREFENSRESLLKYYSDDSIFTMTCSYRIVQSQRIGATGQLLRRMSQYNSNARNLHQLDNSKAANFVFVGGMEIVELMLKLPKVTHDFHSLQTDVMHYDGKSAIIYVTGLLRDESANNFRGDDLFLAFSRQFVVKLEEDGLGLGKSGRRLKITNERFNVMNPSKMMVRNAFKVSHSTQDENSSHKSDLDVKDHKLLLFQEVTGLISTWCTSIVEAAEWDFEEALKLFLKKNEANEIPDIAFA
- the Smn gene encoding survival motor neuron protein, which codes for MTDQTNPNSAVWDDSLLVKTYDESVGLLRETLARRLADSTNKRDEEQVSVPDDAADDGKEPVQIDPEPLVFKVGDYARATYTVDGLDYEGAVVSINDKNETCIIRFLGYENEQEVLLNDLLPSWGKNVRREQFLAAKEEAEEEPQPVPSRSKAASSSTNPPKKSSGKKTGEVRASGSGGSGMAGPVMPPMPLVPPMFASPGDAAEQDFVAMLTAWYMSGYYTGLYQGKKEANAAAKKKTPKK